The Peribacillus sp. FSL E2-0218 genome contains a region encoding:
- a CDS encoding TrkA family potassium uptake protein, translating to MKKEFAVIGLGRFGGSIVKTLAEEGLGVLAIDADEDRVNEFARIASHAVVGDTTDENVLKNLGIRNFDHVIVAIGENIQASILTTLMLKELGVGNVTVKAQNDYHEKVLRKIGADFVVHPERDMGRRIAHNIVSNNILDYLELSDEHSIVEIVASQKMNGNSIFDLDIRAHYGLNIVAIKRGNEINVSPQANDLIHKGDILIVIGADSDINRFEKKIVE from the coding sequence GTGAAAAAAGAATTTGCTGTGATTGGACTTGGTCGCTTCGGCGGCAGTATAGTGAAGACATTAGCTGAAGAAGGATTGGGAGTGTTGGCCATCGATGCTGACGAAGATCGAGTGAATGAATTCGCAAGGATCGCTTCACATGCCGTAGTTGGAGATACGACAGATGAAAATGTGCTGAAAAACTTGGGAATTCGCAATTTCGATCACGTCATTGTAGCCATTGGCGAGAATATTCAGGCGAGTATATTGACAACGCTCATGCTGAAGGAGCTGGGAGTCGGCAATGTTACCGTGAAAGCGCAAAACGATTATCATGAGAAGGTTCTTCGGAAAATCGGGGCCGATTTTGTCGTGCATCCCGAACGTGACATGGGGAGAAGGATCGCCCATAATATCGTTTCCAATAATATCCTCGATTATTTGGAGCTGTCTGATGAACATTCCATCGTCGAAATAGTTGCAAGCCAGAAGATGAACGGAAACTCGATATTTGACCTTGATATCCGTGCCCACTACGGGCTGAATATCGTCGCGATAAAAAGAGGCAATGAAATCAATGTTTCCCCGCAGGCGAACGACTTGATTCATAAAGGGGATATATTGATCGTAATCGGCGCCGATTCCGATATCAACCGTTTTGAAAAGAAGATTGTGGAATAA